From Lolium perenne isolate Kyuss_39 chromosome 5, Kyuss_2.0, whole genome shotgun sequence, a single genomic window includes:
- the LOC127298632 gene encoding auxin-responsive protein SAUR36-like, with amino-acid sequence MAGAKRLAQLAKKWQRVEALGRKRLAVSAKEDEGCCTSVPTKGHCIMYTADGRRFEVPLVYLSTTLFGELLKMSQEEFGFASHGKITLPCDAAVLVYVMSLLRKNASADVKNALLSSMVTFCHYTGSVVPAVGASQQIFCL; translated from the coding sequence ATGGCCGGCGCCAAGAGACTTGCTCAATTGGCAAAGAAGTGGCAAAGGGtggaagcacttggaaggaagaGGCTCGCAGTGTCAGCCAAGGAAGATGAAGGTTGCTGCACTTCTGTACCAACCAAGGGCCACTGCATCATGTACACGGCCGATGGGAGGCGTTTCGAGGTCCCTTTGGTGTACCTCAGCACAACGCTTTTCGGCGAGCTCCTGAAGATGTCTCAGGAGGAGTTTGGCTTTGCAAGCCATGGCAAGATCACACTGCCTTGTGATGCTGCAGTCCTGGTGTATGTCATGAGCTTGCTCAGGAAAAATGCCTCCGCCGATGTCAAGAATGCCCTGCTAAGCTCTATGGTGACATTTTGCCACTACACCGGCAGTGTGGTGCCGGCTGTTGGAGCCAGCCAACAAATTTTCTGTTTGTAG